The Engystomops pustulosus chromosome 4, aEngPut4.maternal, whole genome shotgun sequence genome contains a region encoding:
- the LOC140128684 gene encoding olfactory receptor 11A1-like, whose product MVFTNNITSIFLLGFPNLQNFTFSFFSLLVLIFCGTISGNLLIMVLYLVSKTLQSPMYFFITQLSLCDLLLTTDIVPVLLHTVLYGGSTMTLIGCIIQFSFFATSESSECLFLSVMSYDRYLAICNPLRYPSIMNHRFCVTSANVLWLLGFVVMLVYVISMCNLHFCGPHVIDHFYCDFEPIMQLSCSDTSIIHTQILVLGSFVVLVPFIIIVTSYVYIVITILKIPSDTGRHKAFSTCSSHLIVVTIFYGTLIIVYMFPTGGESIFLNKGLSLMYTVLTPLLNPIIYTLRNRDFKEALNKFKHVF is encoded by the coding sequence ATGGTCTTCACAAATAATATCACCTCCATCTTCCTTCTGGGATTTCCTAATCTTCAGAACTTCACATTTTccttcttctccctcctggttCTTATCTTCTGTGGGACAATATCAGGAAACCTTCTTATCATGGTCTTGTATCTAGTGAGTAAAACCCTTcagtcccccatgtacttcttcattacaCAGCTGTCATTGTGTGACCTCCTGCTGACCACAGATATTGTCCCCGTCCTTCTTCACACTGTCCTGTATGGTGGAAGTACAATGACTCTTATTGGCTGCATCATccagttttctttttttgctaCTTCTGAGTCTTCTGAATGTCTTTTCCTgtcggtgatgtcctatgaccggtATCTGGCCATCTGTAATCCCCTCCGCTATCCCTCCATTATGAATCATAGGTTTTGTGTGACCTCGGCAAATGTTCTTTGGCTGCTTGGATTTGTGGTAATGTTGGTCTATGTAATTTCTATGTGTAACTTACATTTCTGTGGACCACACGTCATTGACCATTTCTACTGTGACTTTGAACCAATAATGCAGCTCTCCTGCTCCGATACATCCATTATTCACACTCAGATTCTTGTATTGGGATCTTTCGTTGTTTTGGTGCCTTTTATAATAATAGTAACGTCCTACGTGTACATTGTCATCACCATCTTGAAGATCCCATCCGATACCGGAAGacataaagccttctccacctgtagctcccacctcattgttGTCACCATATTTTATGGGACATTAATCATTGTTTATATGTTTCCTACAGGAGGAGAATCAATTTTCCTGAATAAAGGTTTGTCTCTGATGTATACTGTGCTGACCCCACTGCTtaaccccatcatatacacccttAGGAACAGAGACTTCAAAGAAGCTCTTAATAAATTTAAACATGTCTTCTAA
- the LOC140128685 gene encoding olfactory receptor 5A2-like, which translates to MGEEMIISQRENENYQTNEQSQRTSGKQEGRNVTVVTGFFLLGFQNHQNIRIFLFCLFLMIYCGTICGNLLIIVLVSTSRSLHTPMYFFISQLSISDILLITNIVPNLLHVLLNNGGTILIADCFTQFYFFCASETFQCFLLSVMSYDRYLAICNPLRYISIMTNTLCVRLVIMCWGFGFFIIIIDIITTSNLHYCGPNIIDHFFCDVVPLMKLACSETFISQLGTYLIGIPIVLIPTTIIVVSYIYIILAVLSIQSTTGRQKAFSTCSSHLIVTSIFYWSMFSVYVVPTKGQSSTISKILSLLYTVFTPFINPIIYSLRNKDIMKAVQETQRKRTGRQTIKW; encoded by the exons ATGGGGGAGGAGATGATCATCTCTCAACGGGAAAATGAGAATTACCAAACAAATGAACAAAGTCAAAGGACAAGCGGGAAGCAGGAA GGGAGAAATGTAACTGTAGTCACTGGATTCTTCCTCTTAGGATTCCAAAATCACCAAAATATAAGAATTTTCCTGTTCTGTCTTTTCCTCATGATTTACTGTGGGacaatatgtgggaacctcctgatcatcgtcctggtgtccaccagccggagcctccacactcccatgtacttcttcatctcacaactgtccATCAGCGACATCCTATTGATAACCAATATTGTCCCCAATCTTCTCCACGTTCTCCTGAATAATGGGGGCACCATACTTATTGCTGATTGTTTCACTCAGTTTTATTTCTTCTGTGCCTCGGAAACATTTCAATGTTTCCTCCTgtcggtgatgtcctatgacagatatttggccatctgtaaccccctccgcTATATTTCTATCATGACTAATACATTGTGTGTGAGATTGGTTATTATGTGTTGGGGGTTtggattttttattattattattgacatcATAACAACGTCAAATCTCCACTATTGTGGCCCAAATATCATCGATCATTTCTTCTGTGATGTTGTCCCCTTAATGAAACTTGCCTGTTCGGAAACCTTCATTTCTCAGTTGGGGACATATTTAATAGGGATCCCAATTGTCCTTATTCCAACTACAATCATTGTTGTGtcttatatttatatcattttagCAGTTTTAAGTATCCAATCCACTACTGggagacagaaagccttctccacctgtagctcccacctcatcgTGACCTCCATATTCTACTGGTCTATGTTCAGTGTTTATGTTGTCCCAACAAAAGGACAATCATCAACCATCAGTAAgatcctctccctgctctatactgtgttTACTCCTTTCATCAACCCCATTATCTACAGTCTGAGGAATAAGGACATTATGAAAGCCGTACAGGAGACACAACGTAAGCGTACAGGACGGCAAACTATAAAATGGTAA